A genome region from Hippopotamus amphibius kiboko isolate mHipAmp2 chromosome 1, mHipAmp2.hap2, whole genome shotgun sequence includes the following:
- the LOC130830006 gene encoding ATPase family AAA domain-containing protein 3, whose amino-acid sequence MSWLFGIKGPKGEGAGPPLPLPPVQPGAEGGGDRGAGDRPAPKDKWSNFDPTGLERAAKAARELEHSRHAKEALSLAQMQEQTLQLEHQARLKEHEAAVEQLKGEQIRVQAEERRKTLSEETRQHQARAQYQDRLARQRYEDQLKQQQLLNEENLRRQEESVQKQEALRRATVEQELELRHKNEMLRVEAEARARAKAERENADIIREQIRLKAAEHRQTVLESIRTAGTLFGEGFRAFVTDWDKVAATVAGLTLLAVGVYSAKNATLVAGRYIEARLGKPSLVRETSRITVLEALRHPVQVSRRLLSKPQDALEGVVLSPSLEARVRDIAIATRNTRKNRSLYRNILMHGPPGTGKTLFAKKLALHSGMDYAIMTGGDVAPMGREGVTAMHKVFDWASTSRRGLLLFVDEADAFLRKRATEKISEDLRATLNAFLHRTGQHSNKFMLVLASNQPEQFDWAINDRIDEMVSFDLPRREERERLVRMYFDKYVLKPATEGKQRLKLAQFDYGKKCSEIAQLTEGMSGREIAQLAVAWQAMAYASEDGVLTEAMMDARVQDAIQQHEQKMRWLKAEGSQPPLPSTPAE is encoded by the exons ATGTCGTGGCTCTTCGGTATCAAGGGCCCCAAGGGCGAAGGCGCGGGGCCGCCGCTGCCCCTGCCGCCTGTGCAGCCCGGGGCCGAGGGCGGCGGGGACCGCGGCGCGGGGGACCGGCCGGCGCCCAAGGACAAATGGAGCAACTTCGACCCGACGGGCCTGGAGCGCGCAGCCAAGGCGGCGCGGGAGCTGGAGCACTCGC GACATGCCAAGGAGGCGCTGAGCCTGGCACAGATGCAGGAGCAGACGCTTCAGCTGGAGCATCAGGCCAGGCTCAAG GAACACGAGGCCGCCGTGGAGCAGCTGAAGGGCGAGCAGATCCGTGTGCAGGCCGAGGAGAGGAGGAAGACCCTGAGCGAGGAGACGCGGCAACACCAGGCC AGGGCCCAGTACCAGGACCGGCTGGCCCGGCAGCGCTACGAGGACCAGCTGAAGCAGCAG CAACTTCTCAACGAGGAGAACCTACGGAGGCAGGAGGAGTCCGTGCAGAAGCAGGAGGCCCTGCGACGTG CCACCGTGGAGCAGGAGCTGGAGCTTCGGCACAAGAACGAGATGCTGCGGGTGGAGGCTGAGGCGCGTGCCCGGGCCAAGGCCGAGCGCGAGAACGCCGACATCATCCGTGAGCAGATCCGCCTGAAGGCCGCCGAGCACCGCCAGACCGTCCTGGAGTCCATCAG GACGGCTGGCACCCTCTTTGGTGAAGGCTTCCGTGCCTTTGTGACAGACTGGGACAAGGTGGCAGCCACG GTGGCCGGGCTGACGCTGCTGGCCGTCGGGGTCTATTCCGCCAAGAACGCCACGTTGGTCGCAGGGCGGTACATTGAGGCCCGGCTGGGGAAGCCGTCCCTGGTGCGGGAGACGTCTCGAATCACGGTGCTGGAGGCGCTGAGGCACCCCGTGCAG GTCAGCAGACGACTCCTCAGTAAGCCTCAGGACGCGTTGGAGGGTGTCGTCCTCAGC CCCAGCCTGGAGGCGCGCGTGCGGGACATCGCCATCGCCACCAGGAACACCAGGAAGAACAGGAGCCTGTACCGCAACATCCTGATGCACGGGCCACCCGGGACCGGCAAGACGCTGTTCGCCAAG AAACTCGCACTGCACTCGGGCATGGACTACGCCATCATGACGGGCGGGGACGTGGCCCCCATGGGGCGGGAAGGTGTGACTGCCATGCACAAGGTTTTCGACTGGGCCAGCACCAGCCGGCGAGG CCTCCTGCTCTTCGTGGACGAAGCGGACGCCTTTCTCAGGAAGCGAGCCACT GAGAAGATCAGCGAGGACCTCCGGGCCACCCTGAACGCGTTCCTGCACCGGACAGGCCAGCACAGCAACAA GTTCATGCTGGTCCTGGCCAGCAACCAGCCCGAGCAGTTCGATTGGGCCATCAACGACCGCATCGACGAGATGGTTAGCTTCGACCTGCCGCGGCGGGAGGAGCGGGAGCGCCTGGTGAGGATGTATTTTGACAAGTATGTTCTTAAACCGGCCACGGAAGGAAAGCA GCGCTTGAAGCTGGCCCAGTTTGACTACGGGAAGAAGTGCTCGGAGATCGCACAGCTGACGGAGGGCATGTCGGGCCGGGAGATAGCCCAGCTCGCTGTGGCGTGGCAG